The sequence CCAGCGGCAGCAATACCAAAGAAAAGTTCACGGGGAAAGAACGCGATGCAGAGACGCAACTTGACTACTTTATTCCGCTTCGCTCCATCAGTCGGCGGGAGGAATAAAATTCCTCCGCCTCGTGTGGAGCACGTTACTACCATCCGGGCATTGGGCGGTGGCTCTCGGTGGATCCGCTGGCGGAGAAATACCCCGCATGGAGTCCGTATAATTATGTGATGAACAACCCGATTAATGCGATTGACCCTGATGGACGGGATTACATTCTTTTAATAAATCATGAAAATCGCACAATAACGATTAAGGCTACCTATTATACACAAAATGAAAATGTCGTTTCTTATAATTCTGCACTTCAAGCAACACAATTTTGGAATAATAAATCAGGGATTTATTCATATTATGTTGGAAAAGCGGACAAGAAAATCCAATATACGGTTGATTTCGATTTGATTGTTAAACAAGTAGATAACCCCATGGTGGAAGCAAATAAAGACAGAGCTGAGTTTATTGATATTTCTGAAAAACTTACTCCTGATCAGTCAAGTAATGTTTACCAAGTATTGCCCGATGAGGATTCAAGATTTGCACATAATCAAGAGGGGGTTAATACCAACGGTGTCACGATAGGAGGGAATGTCATAAGCTTGAAAAACTCCAGAGCAAATTCTGACACAGGATCTCACGAAGTAGGACATACTTTAGGTTTAATGCATTTTTCATCAGGAGTCTTAACTCCTGCAAGCAATGACCCAAAGAGGACTAATAAGATAAATGAAAAATATATAAAGGGGATCATTGATAATGTATTTATACCTGAAAAAGAAAAAGCTAAAGGGCGTATTAGCGAGTTGGGGAACACTCCTAATAATTTTAAGAAAGGTAAGGTGAAAGAAAATGGATAAGGTATTGATAATAGTTCTCTTATGTATCGGACTTTCTTGTTCGAATAATAGATTTACCCAGCAGTCAACGATAAAAGGGACATATAATGTTAAAAGACGAAGTGAAGCCACTCATGCTCGAATTACAGGATATGTAAAGGACAAAGAGACTGGTAAGGTATTATCTTCAGCAAATATATCCATAGTAGGCAATGAGAAAATAGGAACAATAGCAGATAAAAATGGATTTTTTAAACTTGAAATATATCCCGGTTGTGTTCAAATCAGTGTGACGAATGTTGGCAATACTGATTTAAAGACGAAGCCTTTAAAAATTGGTGTAAATGAGCAAATTGAGATAGAGTTTTATTTGGGAACATACATAATAAAATAATGACTCGCCACTTCCCTTTACACTTTCATCTGTGTACGGAAATAGGGAGTGCATTTCAAAAGAATGTATCCCCATACTTTACACCTACGCTTAAAAGCATGTAGATTGCATGTTTAAATCGCGATACGCAAAGTTTTGAAATGCACCTGGCAATAGGTGTCGGTGAAATTG is a genomic window of Rhodothermia bacterium containing:
- a CDS encoding carboxypeptidase-like regulatory domain-containing protein → MDKVLIIVLLCIGLSCSNNRFTQQSTIKGTYNVKRRSEATHARITGYVKDKETGKVLSSANISIVGNEKIGTIADKNGFFKLEIYPGCVQISVTNVGNTDLKTKPLKIGVNEQIEIEFYLGTYIIK